In Flavobacteriales bacterium, one genomic interval encodes:
- a CDS encoding T9SS type A sorting domain-containing protein, whose product MRASVIRTLAILCALAPASVVYGQCTNYTITVGGGFYDYEIDWELVNDLGVVVATGLAPTTITTCQPDGCYQFNLYDTFGDGWNGATYTVAVTATGVVVGTGTLGNGSFGTMQVSLGGGCSSGNCDQYTMVVTAGLYPTEISWNLINGANTVASGFAPTTLSLCLDTGCITLQMFDDFGDGWDGATWTLNDDLGNPVQTGQLSTGAFGQSTFPLGVPATNCTNSGPVTASDCPDAVNICTNVSFAIDPNGIGTMNEIPPLGSYGNPLLTWGDGTLSPWGSDNEGCLQNNELNSTWMVVNISQGGLLEFTFGGLGTQAGFYDWIMYPYSAGTCSDIPANAQAPVTCNWNWVSFGGTGLASTVPGGGDPGNYEPPLAVQTGEQYLICFSNWSSVSTVVPLQFGGTAVVSCEPVVLPIELLSFETMTITDGVELNWVTASEMNTSHFVVQRSADLIDWQPIGELGAAGSSFTTLDYRFMDTDPKDGVNYYRLRMVDLDGTEEFTPIAQATWGAKELFAYPNPNDGTFRVHGVGGTFEVIDATGRSVHSLVLNPGSADPIMHLNAPGIYTLVNSDGSTNATTRIVVFE is encoded by the coding sequence ATGAGGGCATCGGTGATACGCACCCTCGCTATTCTGTGTGCTTTGGCACCGGCCAGCGTGGTGTACGGGCAATGCACCAACTACACCATTACCGTTGGCGGTGGGTTCTATGACTATGAGATCGATTGGGAGCTGGTGAATGATCTGGGTGTGGTGGTCGCTACCGGGTTGGCGCCTACTACCATAACCACGTGCCAACCGGACGGGTGCTATCAATTCAACCTCTACGACACGTTCGGTGATGGTTGGAATGGTGCGACCTATACCGTGGCCGTTACCGCAACGGGTGTGGTGGTCGGCACAGGCACCTTGGGCAACGGGAGTTTCGGTACCATGCAGGTCTCCTTGGGTGGCGGTTGTTCCAGCGGAAATTGCGATCAGTACACGATGGTGGTCACTGCAGGGTTGTATCCCACAGAGATCAGTTGGAATCTGATCAACGGAGCGAATACCGTAGCGTCGGGTTTTGCACCCACAACGCTTTCGTTGTGTTTGGATACGGGTTGCATAACACTGCAAATGTTCGATGATTTCGGTGACGGCTGGGATGGCGCAACATGGACCCTGAACGACGACCTTGGCAATCCCGTACAGACCGGGCAGTTGTCCACGGGCGCTTTTGGGCAGTCCACTTTTCCGTTAGGTGTGCCGGCTACCAATTGCACGAATTCGGGCCCTGTTACCGCTAGTGATTGTCCGGATGCGGTGAACATCTGCACCAATGTCAGTTTCGCAATAGACCCGAATGGTATCGGTACCATGAATGAGATCCCACCACTCGGTTCCTATGGCAATCCGCTCCTTACGTGGGGTGATGGAACACTCAGTCCTTGGGGTTCCGACAATGAAGGATGTTTGCAGAACAATGAACTGAACAGTACGTGGATGGTGGTGAACATTTCACAAGGTGGTCTGCTGGAATTCACGTTCGGTGGGTTGGGTACGCAAGCAGGTTTTTATGATTGGATCATGTACCCCTATTCGGCCGGTACGTGCAGCGATATTCCTGCGAACGCACAAGCACCGGTGACCTGTAATTGGAATTGGGTCAGCTTCGGTGGAACAGGATTGGCTTCCACGGTTCCCGGCGGAGGCGATCCAGGGAATTACGAACCTCCGTTGGCCGTGCAGACCGGCGAGCAATACCTTATCTGCTTCAGTAACTGGAGTTCCGTTTCTACGGTTGTGCCACTGCAGTTCGGTGGCACGGCGGTGGTCAGTTGCGAGCCGGTGGTTCTTCCGATCGAACTGCTTTCATTCGAGACAATGACCATAACCGATGGCGTCGAATTGAATTGGGTAACGGCCTCGGAAATGAACACTTCGCATTTCGTTGTGCAACGCTCCGCGGACCTTATCGATTGGCAACCCATAGGCGAGCTCGGTGCGGCAGGTTCTTCATTTACGACGTTGGATTACCGCTTCATGGATACCGATCCGAAGGACGGCGTGAACTATTACCGCTTGCGCATGGTGGACCTTGACGGCACGGAAGAGTTCACTCCAATAGCACAAGCAACATGGGGAGCAAAGGAGCTGTTCGCGTACCCGAACCCGAACGATGGCACATTCCGCGTGCATGGAGTTGGTGGCACATTCGAGGTGATCGACGCCACCGGAAGATCGGTGCACAGCTTGGTCCTGAATCCCGGTTCTGCTGACCCGATCATGCACTTGAATGCACCGGGTATTTACACGCTGGTGAACTCGGACGGATCAACTAACGCTACTACGCGGATAGTGGTGTTTGAATAG
- a CDS encoding CPBP family intramembrane metalloprotease — MRPPNLTNWQIIVLTATLFSLVHYPFVWLMIPTFVLALVYGYLFLKERNIYVLGFFHGWLGAICFYTIVDRDPFVEIFLR, encoded by the coding sequence ATGCGCCCCCCGAACTTAACGAACTGGCAAATAATTGTGCTTACCGCTACCCTCTTCTCGCTGGTACATTATCCTTTTGTGTGGCTCATGATCCCCACGTTCGTACTTGCACTTGTTTACGGGTATCTGTTCCTTAAAGAAAGGAACATCTATGTACTTGGGTTCTTCCACGGCTGGCTCGGCGCCATTTGCTTTTACACCATAGTGGATCGGGACCCGTTCGTGGAGATCTTTCTTCGTTGA